A genome region from Betaproteobacteria bacterium includes the following:
- the tatB gene encoding Sec-independent protein translocase subunit TatB, producing the protein MFDLGFSEMLVIGLVALVVIGPERLPKVARTIGTMLGRMQRYVNDVKAEVEREMQLEELRKLQANVETQARSLEQGVISQMNETEQSLRKIADDATPALHGAAAQGDAPEGTHPGQLELSLGE; encoded by the coding sequence ATGTTCGATCTGGGCTTCTCGGAAATGCTGGTGATCGGGCTCGTCGCGCTCGTCGTCATCGGACCGGAGCGGCTGCCCAAGGTCGCGCGCACCATCGGCACCATGCTCGGGCGCATGCAGCGCTACGTGAACGACGTGAAGGCCGAAGTGGAGCGGGAGATGCAACTCGAGGAACTGCGCAAGCTGCAGGCGAACGTCGAAACGCAGGCGCGCTCCCTCGAGCAGGGTGTGATATCGCAGATGAACGAAACCGAGCAGTCACTGCGGAAGATCGCCGACGACGCCACCCCCGCTCTGCACGGTGCGGCTGCCCAGGGCGACGCGCCGGAAGGCACGCATCCGGGTCAGCTGGAACTCAGCCTGGGCGAG
- the tatA gene encoding Sec-independent protein translocase subunit TatA, with translation MGSFSIWHWLIVLLVVLLIFGTRKLRNMGQDLGAAVKGFKDGMKDDSAASKSSDTPHLTGQTIEGEVKDKTQNRA, from the coding sequence ATGGGTTCATTCAGCATCTGGCACTGGCTCATCGTACTGCTCGTGGTGCTGCTCATCTTCGGCACCCGGAAGCTGCGCAACATGGGGCAGGATCTCGGCGCGGCCGTGAAGGGATTCAAGGACGGCATGAAGGACGACTCGGCAGCGTCGAAGTCGTCGGACACGCCACACCTTACCGGCCAGACCATCGAAGGCGAAGTCAAGGACAAGACCCAGAACCGGGCCTGA
- a CDS encoding histidine triad nucleotide-binding protein → MDNCIFCKIVRGEIPSKKIYQDDDIIAFHDIRPVAPVHFLVVPALHIPSLAEVTEDNRALLGKILVVASRLAKEQDCTEGYRTIVNTGRVGGQEVHHLHLHVLGGDEPLGPMLARR, encoded by the coding sequence ATGGATAACTGCATCTTCTGCAAGATCGTGCGGGGCGAGATTCCCAGCAAGAAGATCTATCAGGACGACGACATCATCGCGTTTCACGACATCCGGCCGGTTGCGCCGGTGCATTTCCTGGTCGTGCCCGCCCTTCACATCCCCTCGCTCGCGGAAGTGACCGAGGACAACCGGGCGCTCCTGGGCAAGATCCTGGTGGTGGCCTCGCGCCTCGCGAAGGAGCAGGACTGCACGGAGGGTTACCGGACCATCGTCAACACCGGGCGCGTGGGCGGCCAGGAAGTGCATCACCTTCATCTGCACGTGCTCGGCGGCGACGAGCCGCTCGGGCCCATGCTCGCCAGGCGCTGA
- a CDS encoding phosphoribosyl-ATP diphosphatase, which yields MINAEVLHRIGEVLEARKSSAAESSYVAGLFYKGEDAILRKVGEEAIEVMLASKTGDKLHLVREVADLWFHTLVLLSFQGLGPSDVLHELRRREGISGIDEKAGRNAAP from the coding sequence ATGATCAATGCCGAAGTGCTGCACCGCATCGGTGAAGTGCTGGAAGCGCGCAAGTCGTCTGCGGCGGAGTCCTCGTACGTGGCGGGGCTCTTCTACAAGGGCGAGGACGCCATCCTGCGCAAGGTCGGAGAGGAGGCGATCGAGGTCATGCTCGCCTCCAAGACCGGTGATAAACTGCATTTGGTGCGGGAGGTGGCGGATCTCTGGTTTCACACCCTCGTGCTGCTTTCCTTCCAGGGGCTCGGTCCCTCCGACGTGCTGCACGAGTTGAGGCGGCGCGAGGGGATCTCGGGCATCGACGAAAAGGCGGGGCGCAACGCGGCGCCCTGA
- the hisI gene encoding phosphoribosyl-AMP cyclohydrolase, with product MSAAWLDQVQWNADGLVPVVTQDAGSGRVLMHAWMNRAALAETVASGRAVYWSRSRARLWRKGEESGHVQRVSEIRLDCDRDALLLRVEQAGGVACHTGRESCFFARLEQEKWEEVDPVLKDPREIYRK from the coding sequence GTGAGCGCGGCGTGGCTCGATCAGGTGCAGTGGAACGCTGATGGACTCGTCCCCGTCGTCACCCAGGATGCGGGTAGTGGCCGCGTCCTCATGCACGCCTGGATGAACCGGGCGGCGCTGGCGGAGACCGTCGCGAGCGGACGCGCCGTGTACTGGTCGCGCTCGCGCGCCCGGCTCTGGCGCAAGGGCGAAGAGTCCGGGCACGTGCAGCGGGTATCCGAGATTCGTCTCGATTGCGACCGGGACGCACTCTTGCTGCGCGTCGAGCAGGCGGGCGGCGTGGCTTGCCACACCGGGCGTGAAAGCTGTTTCTTTGCAAGGCTCGAACAGGAAAAGTGGGAGGAGGTTGATCCGGTGTTGAAGGACCCTCGGGAGATCTATCGGAAATGA
- the hisF gene encoding imidazole glycerol phosphate synthase subunit HisF: protein MPLAKRIIPCLDVTGGRVVKGVNFVSLRDAGDPVEIARRYDEQGADELCFLDITASSDERDTIVQVIEAVAEQVFIPLTVGGGVRSVADVRKLLNAGADKVSINTAAVQNPALVEEAAGRFGSQCIVVAVDAKQAGKEGSRWEVFTHGGRRPTGLDAVAWGERMQAAGAGEILLTSMDRDGTKAGFDLALTRAFSEALEIPIIASGGAGNLDHLADAIAVGRADAVLAASIFHYGEFTIGEAKERLAGRGIEVRQ from the coding sequence ATGCCTCTCGCGAAACGAATCATCCCCTGTCTCGACGTGACGGGGGGGCGCGTCGTCAAGGGCGTGAACTTCGTCTCCCTGCGGGACGCCGGAGACCCCGTCGAGATCGCCCGCCGCTATGACGAGCAGGGCGCCGACGAACTCTGCTTTCTCGACATCACCGCGAGCTCGGACGAGCGCGACACCATCGTGCAGGTGATCGAGGCGGTCGCCGAGCAGGTGTTCATTCCGCTCACCGTCGGCGGTGGAGTGCGCTCGGTCGCCGATGTCCGCAAGCTCCTCAATGCCGGTGCCGACAAGGTCAGCATCAACACGGCGGCGGTACAGAACCCGGCGCTGGTCGAAGAGGCCGCCGGGCGCTTCGGCTCGCAGTGCATCGTGGTGGCGGTCGACGCCAAGCAGGCGGGCAAAGAAGGTTCGCGCTGGGAAGTGTTCACGCACGGCGGACGGCGTCCGACGGGGCTCGACGCGGTCGCGTGGGGCGAGCGCATGCAGGCGGCGGGTGCCGGTGAGATACTGCTCACGAGCATGGATCGGGACGGAACCAAGGCGGGGTTCGATCTTGCGCTCACCCGCGCGTTTTCCGAGGCGCTGGAGATTCCGATCATCGCGAGCGGTGGCGCGGGGAACCTCGATCACCTTGCCGATGCCATAGCGGTCGGTCGGGCCGATGCGGTGCTCGCCGCGAGTATCTTCCATTACGGCGAGTTCACGATCGGCGAAGCCAAGGAGCGGCTTGCAGGCCGCGGCATCGAGGTACGGCAGTGA
- the hisA gene encoding 1-(5-phosphoribosyl)-5-[(5-phosphoribosylamino)methylideneamino]imidazole-4-carboxamide isomerase, which yields MLIIPAIDLKDGHCVRLKQGDMDGATVFSDDPGAMARHWLDRGARRLHVVDLNGAFAGKPRNEAAIKAIVNAIGDEIPIQLGGGIRSLEVIERYLDDGVTYIIIGTAAVKTPGFLHDACYAFPGHIMVGLDARDGKVAVEGWSKMTGHDVLDLAKKFQDYGVEAIIHTDIGRDGMMRGLNVDATVALARELAVPVIASGGISSLDDVRALCGFEAEGIVGAITGRALYEGSLDLTAAQTLADELTTGQ from the coding sequence ATGCTCATCATCCCAGCCATCGATTTGAAGGACGGACATTGCGTCCGGTTGAAGCAGGGCGACATGGACGGGGCGACCGTGTTCTCGGACGACCCCGGCGCGATGGCCAGGCACTGGCTCGATCGCGGTGCGCGCCGTCTGCACGTGGTCGATCTCAACGGCGCGTTCGCCGGCAAGCCGCGCAACGAAGCGGCCATCAAGGCGATCGTGAACGCCATCGGCGATGAAATCCCGATCCAGCTCGGCGGCGGCATTCGCAGCCTGGAAGTGATCGAGCGCTATCTGGACGACGGGGTGACGTACATCATCATCGGCACCGCGGCGGTGAAGACGCCCGGCTTCCTGCACGACGCCTGCTACGCCTTCCCCGGTCACATCATGGTCGGACTCGACGCGCGCGACGGCAAGGTGGCGGTGGAGGGCTGGTCGAAGATGACCGGTCACGACGTGCTCGATCTGGCGAAGAAGTTTCAGGACTACGGCGTCGAGGCCATCATCCACACCGACATCGGCCGCGACGGCATGATGCGCGGCCTCAACGTCGATGCCACGGTGGCCCTGGCGCGGGAGCTTGCCGTGCCGGTGATCGCGAGCGGCGGCATCTCCAGCCTCGACGACGTGCGCGCACTGTGCGGCTTCGAGGCCGAAGGCATCGTCGGCGCCATCACCGGCCGCGCGCTCTATGAGGGCAGTCTCGACCTCACGGCGGCGCAGACGCTGGCCGATGAACTGACCACGGGGCAGTGA
- the hisH gene encoding imidazole glycerol phosphate synthase subunit HisH — protein MAADIAIVDYGMGNLRSVLKACAHVAPGAKVVITDDPAEVRAARRVVFPGQGAMPDCMRELDHRGLRPAVIEAAASKPFLGICIGLQMLFEWSDEGGVAGLGILPGKVVRFPHDAMVDAAGGRLKVPHMGWNRVHQTRAHPLWAGIEEGERFYFVHSYFVEPADASLVAGESEYPFRFTCAVARDNLFALQCHPEKSQAAGLRLLANFATWQPAMRARDGTAALRLRA, from the coding sequence ATGGCCGCAGATATCGCGATCGTCGACTACGGCATGGGCAACCTGCGCTCGGTGCTGAAGGCCTGTGCGCACGTGGCACCGGGAGCCAAGGTCGTCATCACCGACGATCCGGCCGAGGTGCGCGCGGCGCGCCGCGTGGTCTTCCCGGGGCAGGGCGCGATGCCCGACTGCATGCGTGAACTGGACCACCGCGGGCTGCGGCCCGCCGTCATCGAGGCGGCGGCGTCGAAGCCGTTTCTCGGCATCTGCATCGGCCTGCAGATGCTCTTCGAATGGAGCGACGAAGGCGGCGTGGCGGGGCTCGGCATCCTGCCGGGAAAGGTCGTGCGCTTTCCCCACGATGCCATGGTGGACGCCGCCGGCGGACGCCTCAAGGTCCCGCACATGGGCTGGAACCGGGTTCATCAGACCCGGGCGCATCCGCTCTGGGCCGGGATCGAGGAGGGTGAGCGCTTCTACTTCGTCCACAGCTATTTCGTGGAGCCGGCCGATGCGAGCCTGGTGGCGGGCGAGAGCGAATACCCCTTCCGCTTCACCTGCGCAGTCGCTCGGGATAATCTCTTCGCGCTGCAGTGCCATCCCGAGAAAAGCCAGGCGGCGGGGCTGCGGCTGCTCGCCAATTTCGCGACGTGGCAGCCGGCCATGCGCGCGCGGGACGGCACAGCGGCGTTGCGTTTGCGGGCATAG